The following nucleotide sequence is from Staphylococcus chromogenes.
TGAACCTTTATTTACAGCAGCAGATGGTTATGTGGGAATCACCTTAATTTTTGGTGCTTTTGCCTTGTTCTGGTTTGTCGGGATTCATGGCCCATCAATTGTTGAACCGGCGATTGCCGCAATCACCTATGCCAATATTGAAACAAACTTTAAAATGCTTCAAGCAGGTGAACATGCAGACAAAATTTTAACACCGGGTACGCAAATGTTTATCGTAACTATGGGGGGAACTGGGGCAACATTGGTTGTGCCGTTTATCTTCATGTGGTTATCAAAATCAAAAAGAAACAAAGCTATCGGTCGTGCGTCTGTCGTACCAACATTTTTCGGTGTGAATGAGCCGATTTTGTTCGGGGCACCGATTGTTTTAAATCCAGTCTTTTTTATTCCGTTCATCACAGCACCGATTGTTAACGTTTGGATTTTCAAATTTTTTGTTGATGTTCTAGGGATGAACAGTTTCAGTGTTGTACTTCCATGGACAACACCAGGTCCACTGGGCGTTATCATGGGAACAGGTTTCGAAGTGTGGGCATTTGTCCTTGCACTCGTACTGATTGTCGTCGATGTCCTCATCTACTATCCATTCTTTAAAGTTTATGATAAGCAAATTTTAGAAGATGAGTTAAAAGGGATTGATGGTTCAGACGAATTACGTTCAAAAGTCTCTGATAATTTTGATACGAAAAAAGCGGATGCGGTCATCGCCTCATCTGTTGGAACAACAACAGCACAAGAAACAAAAGCAGACCAAACGCAAACACAAGAGGCTAAAAGTGTCGACGATATTACTGAACAAACCAATGTACTTGTCTTATGTGCGGGTGGAGGCACAAGTGGTTTACTCGCAAATGCGCTTAATCAAGCAGCCGCAGAACACCATAAACCTGTGACGGCAGCCGCAGGAAGTTACGGCGCACATATGGATATTATGAAAGAATACGATTTAGTTATTTTAGCCCCACAAGTGGCATCTAACTATGAAGACATTAAACAAGATACAGATCGACTAGGTATTAAATTGGCTAAAACGCAAGGTGCCGAATATATCAAATTGACGCGAGATGGCGAAGGGGCACTACAATTTGTGAAAGATCAATTCAAATAAAAGGAGTCTTATACAATGAAAAAATTACCGAAGGATTTTATTTTCGGCGGGGCCACTGCAGCGTATCAAGCAGAAGGTGCTACTCAAACTGATGGTAAAGGTCGCGTCGCTTGGGACACATATTTAGAAGAAAATTATTGGTACACAGCTGAGCCAGCAAGTGATTTTTATCATCGTTATCCTGTAGATTTAGAGTTGAGTGAACAATTTGGGGTGAATGGTATTCGTATTTCCATCGCTTGGTCTCGTATTTTTCCAACAGGATATGGTGAAGTTAATGCCAAAGGTGTTGAGTACTATCACAACCTGTTCAAAGAGTGTTTAAAGCGTGGGGTAGAACCCTTTGTCACATTACATCACTTTGATACACCTGAAACGTTACATTCGGATGGTGATTTCTTAAATCGACAAAACATTCAACATTTTGTGGATTATGCAGCATTTTGTTTTAAAGAATTTGAAGAAGTGAAGTATTGGACAACATTTAATGAAATTGGTCCGATTGGCGATGGACAATATTTAGTTGGGAAATTCCCACCAGGGATTCAATATGATTTTGAAAAAGTCTTTCAATCTCATCATAATATGATGGTTGCCCATGCCAAAGCCGTAAAATTATATAAAGAACAAGGATATACTGGGGAGATAGGTGTAGTTCACGCATTACCAACAAAATATCCGTTTGATAAAAATAATCCTGAAGATGTGCGCGCTGCAGAACTCGAAGATATTATTCACAATAAATTTATTCTTGATGCGACATATCTTGGAAAATATTCTGAGGCCACAATGAATGGCGTTAAACACATTTTAGACGTGAATGGTGGACAACTTGATTTACGTGAGGAAGATTTTGAAGTTTTAGAAGCGGCTAAAGATTTAAATGACTTTTTAGGAATTAATTATTACATGAGTGATTGGATGCGTGGTTTTGATGGAGAAAGTGAAATTACGCATAATGGTAAAGGGGAAAAAGGCGCATCTAAATATCAATTAAAAGGGGTAGGTCAACGTGAATTTGATATAGATGTTCCACGAACAGATTGGGACTGGATGATTTATCCTCAAGGACTCTATGATCAAATTATGCGTGTAAAACGTGATTATCCGAATTATAAAAAAATCTATGTCACTGAAAACGGCTTGGGTTATAAAGATGAATTTAAAAATAACACAGTTGAAGATGATGCACGTATTGATTATGTGAAACAACATTTAGAAGTGATTGCGGATGCGATTGAAGATGGCGCAAATGTCAAAGGTTATTTTATTTGGTCATTGATGGATGTCTTCTCTTGGTCAAATGGTTATGAAAAACGTTATGGTCTTTTCTATGTGGATTTTGAGACACAAGAACGCTATCCTAAAAAAAGTGCATATTGGTATAAAAAGCTCGCAGAAACTCAAATCATTGAATAAGCGATTAAAATAACATCTAAAAATCAACAAAATTCATGTAGGCCTCTCAAAATTGGATTAAATAATTGGGAGAATGTATTAGTTTTTGAAACAATTGCCTACTTTATCGAAAAAGAGGCTCGGACATACACGTGTTCGAGTCTCTTTTATCTTCATTGAACGGAACTAAAGATAGTGCTATATTGAGGGAGAATTAAGGAGACACGTATGTGATGCTGAGTGGCACTACATTTGTCAATTTGAATCCAAGGAGGAAGTTGAAAATATGAAAGCTATTGTGAGTACACAGCCTTTCGAACTGAAAGAAGGCAATCTATTTAAAGAAATCGAAGTCACACATCCTCATCCTACGAAAGATGAAGTACTAATAAAAGTACATGCTACGGGAGTCAACCCTGTAGATACAAAAACACGCAAAGCCCCATTAAATGATGCGTATCGTATTCTAGGATTTGATGCTGCGGGGGAAATTGTGGCTTGTGGAGAAAATGTATCTGACTTTCATGTCGGCGACCGTGTATTTTATGCGGGATCTAATCAACGCCAAGGCGCTAATCAAACACATCAACTGATACCTACTGACTATATTGCGCGTATTCCTGATGACTTGTCTTACGAAGATGCTGCGGCGCTTCCATTAACAGCGTTAACCACGTATGAGACGTTTTTTGATGTGTTTGGTATTTCGAAAAACCCTGAAGATAATAAAGGGAAAACACTGCTTATTATTAATGGCGCAGGTGGCGTTGGAAGTATTGCCACACAAATTGCCAAAGCCTACGGATTAACGGTGGTCACAACAGCAGGACGCGAAGAAACGAAAGTTTGGTCCTTACAACAAGGTGCGGATGATGTATTGAATCACAAAAATTCACTCGTGGACGAATGGGCAAAAACAGAACGTCTTGCACCTGATTATATTTTCTGTACTTACGACACAGACGCTTATTTTGAACCGATGATTGAATTAGTACAGCCCCGTGGGCATATCGCAACGATTGTGGCATTCAAAGAAAAACAAGACTTAAATCTTTTGAAAAATAAAAGTATCACATTCACGCATGAGTTTATGTTTGCGAGAGCGATTCATCAAAAAGAGGTTAAACAATATCAAACTTACTTAATAGATGTGGCGGATAAATTAGAAAAAGGGCAATACATTTCAACGCGAACGAAAACGCTTGAAGGTCTCTCTGTGGAAACAGTATACGAAGCGCATGAAGAAATGGAAAATCAACAATTTATTGGTAAATTAGTTATTAAAATCATTTAAATTATTCGATGAAAAACCGATTAAATAGCTGGGAATAGGGAAAGTGCATAGAAATAAAGTGAAGGTGGATATGAAGTATGAAAAACTTTAAAGTGAGTATCGTCTTTTGGGTATCACTTGTATTGTGTGCGCTTTTCGTATTATTAGGTGCACTTTTCCCTAAACACGTGGAGACAACCACTCAAAAAGTCACGAGTTTTATTGCGACAAACTTCGCATGGTATTATTTATTGCTTGTTTTAGCGATATTATTTGTCTGTATTTATCTCTTATTTTCAAAGTACAGTTCAATCACATTAGGAAAAGAAGGAGAAGATCCAGAGTTTTCATTAAAATCTTGGTTTGCGATGTTATTTAGTGCTGGTATGGGCATGGGGCTTGTATTTTGGACTACAGCAGAGCCTTTAAGCCATGCTTATACAAGTGCACCATTAGCAAAACCTGGATCTAACCAAGCGATTGAAGATGCGATACAATTTGCCTTTTTCCATTGGGGCATTCACGCATGGGGTGTCTATGGGATTGTTGCATTAGTGATGGCTTATTTTAATTTCCATAAAGGCTATCCGGGATTGGTTAGTGCGACCCTTCGTCCCTTATTTGGTGAAAAGCGCATGTCTGGACCGTTAGGCAGTTTACTAGATGTGCTTGCGATTATCGCAACAGTGACAGGTGTCGCTGCAACACTCGGTTTTGGTGCGCTACAAATTAACCAAGGTCTTAATTTTATGTTCAACATCAAGCCTTCGTTTACAGCGCAGTTATTGATTATTTTGTTTTCAGCGATGGTCTTTACATGGTCAAGTTGGACCGGAATTAGTAAAGGAATAAAGTATTTAAGTAATATTAATATGTTACTGGCGTTTATTGTTTTAGTTTTAGTTTTTGTACTAGGACCTACGCTTTATATTTTAAATACTTTTTCTAATGGTCTCGGTAATTATATCGCCCACTTTTTTGATATGAGTTTACGCATGCCATTAAATAATGAACAGCAGAAAACATGGGTCAATAATTGGACGATTTTTTATTGGGCATGGTGGGTCTCATGGGCACCATTTGTCGGTATTTTTATAGCGCGTGTTTCACGTGGAAGAACGATTAAAGAATTTATTATTGGTGTATTATTTGTGCCATCATTCGTATGTTTTATTTTCTTTGCCGTGTTTGGCGCATCCGCGCTTGATCAACAACAACATGGAGTGGCAAATTTGGCAAAAGAAGCAACAGAAACAGCTACATTTGCCATGTATCAACATTTTCCTATGGGTTTTCTATTAAGCTTGTTGACATTGATTGTGATTTTTATC
It contains:
- the lacG gene encoding 6-phospho-beta-galactosidase: MKKLPKDFIFGGATAAYQAEGATQTDGKGRVAWDTYLEENYWYTAEPASDFYHRYPVDLELSEQFGVNGIRISIAWSRIFPTGYGEVNAKGVEYYHNLFKECLKRGVEPFVTLHHFDTPETLHSDGDFLNRQNIQHFVDYAAFCFKEFEEVKYWTTFNEIGPIGDGQYLVGKFPPGIQYDFEKVFQSHHNMMVAHAKAVKLYKEQGYTGEIGVVHALPTKYPFDKNNPEDVRAAELEDIIHNKFILDATYLGKYSEATMNGVKHILDVNGGQLDLREEDFEVLEAAKDLNDFLGINYYMSDWMRGFDGESEITHNGKGEKGASKYQLKGVGQREFDIDVPRTDWDWMIYPQGLYDQIMRVKRDYPNYKKIYVTENGLGYKDEFKNNTVEDDARIDYVKQHLEVIADAIEDGANVKGYFIWSLMDVFSWSNGYEKRYGLFYVDFETQERYPKKSAYWYKKLAETQIIE
- a CDS encoding BCCT family transporter, which encodes MKNFKVSIVFWVSLVLCALFVLLGALFPKHVETTTQKVTSFIATNFAWYYLLLVLAILFVCIYLLFSKYSSITLGKEGEDPEFSLKSWFAMLFSAGMGMGLVFWTTAEPLSHAYTSAPLAKPGSNQAIEDAIQFAFFHWGIHAWGVYGIVALVMAYFNFHKGYPGLVSATLRPLFGEKRMSGPLGSLLDVLAIIATVTGVAATLGFGALQINQGLNFMFNIKPSFTAQLLIILFSAMVFTWSSWTGISKGIKYLSNINMLLAFIVLVLVFVLGPTLYILNTFSNGLGNYIAHFFDMSLRMPLNNEQQKTWVNNWTIFYWAWWVSWAPFVGIFIARVSRGRTIKEFIIGVLFVPSFVCFIFFAVFGASALDQQQHGVANLAKEATETATFAMYQHFPMGFLLSLLTLIVIFIFFITSADSANYVLGMLSTKGDNNPASFVKIAWGIMLALFAIIMIVTGGTQAIQNMLIIAALPFSFVIILMIWSLFRALAQERPRRHVTTKEDKSKNE
- a CDS encoding zinc-binding alcohol dehydrogenase family protein, giving the protein MKAIVSTQPFELKEGNLFKEIEVTHPHPTKDEVLIKVHATGVNPVDTKTRKAPLNDAYRILGFDAAGEIVACGENVSDFHVGDRVFYAGSNQRQGANQTHQLIPTDYIARIPDDLSYEDAAALPLTALTTYETFFDVFGISKNPEDNKGKTLLIINGAGGVGSIATQIAKAYGLTVVTTAGREETKVWSLQQGADDVLNHKNSLVDEWAKTERLAPDYIFCTYDTDAYFEPMIELVQPRGHIATIVAFKEKQDLNLLKNKSITFTHEFMFARAIHQKEVKQYQTYLIDVADKLEKGQYISTRTKTLEGLSVETVYEAHEEMENQQFIGKLVIKII
- a CDS encoding lactose-specific PTS transporter subunit EIIC, whose amino-acid sequence is MMNKLIGFIEKGKPFFEKLSRNIYLRAIRDGFISAMPVILFSSIFLLIAYVPNIFGFTWPKHIEAAIMKPYGYTMGVVGLLVAGTTAKALTDAYNRRLESTNQINFISTMLASICGFLFLAANPLEEGGFANAFMGTKGLLTAFLSAFVTVIIYNICVKNNVTIKMPKEVPPNISQVFKDLIPFTLVILVLYGLDLTVRALINTNVAEAIVKMFEPLFTAADGYVGITLIFGAFALFWFVGIHGPSIVEPAIAAITYANIETNFKMLQAGEHADKILTPGTQMFIVTMGGTGATLVVPFIFMWLSKSKRNKAIGRASVVPTFFGVNEPILFGAPIVLNPVFFIPFITAPIVNVWIFKFFVDVLGMNSFSVVLPWTTPGPLGVIMGTGFEVWAFVLALVLIVVDVLIYYPFFKVYDKQILEDELKGIDGSDELRSKVSDNFDTKKADAVIASSVGTTTAQETKADQTQTQEAKSVDDITEQTNVLVLCAGGGTSGLLANALNQAAAEHHKPVTAAAGSYGAHMDIMKEYDLVILAPQVASNYEDIKQDTDRLGIKLAKTQGAEYIKLTRDGEGALQFVKDQFK